In Calothrix sp. PCC 7507, one DNA window encodes the following:
- a CDS encoding heavy-metal-associated domain-containing protein yields the protein MTLKLTVPNMSCSVCANNITKALKAVDVNATIEADPQTKLVSVDTQASETLIKEALAAAGYPAA from the coding sequence ATGACACTCAAACTCACAGTTCCCAACATGTCTTGTTCTGTTTGTGCAAACAATATCACCAAGGCACTTAAAGCAGTTGATGTCAACGCTACGATTGAAGCCGATCCGCAAACTAAGCTTGTCAGCGTAGATACTCAAGCCTCAGAAACACTGATCAAAGAAGCATTAGCTGCGGCTGGCTATCCAGCAGCCTAA
- a CDS encoding thioester reductase domain-containing protein, translating to MSLKPSFTAANIQAWLVSNLAELISLEAEDIDIQENLENYGLDSAQAMILVSKLEKLLGFQPSPLLLWHYPNIASLSQRLAEEFQEKSDVQDSGVERQTNIVTANIAPPILDLKAEAVLDPTIRPDALPQVFVESPKNIFLTGGTGFLGAFLIKELLQQTNADIYCLVRAADIQEGKNKLVKNLQSYAIWDEQFNSRIVPIVGDLSQPLLGIGAEQFQILATNIDTIYHSGALLNYVFPYSALKAANVLGTQEVLRLASQIKLKPVHYVSSVAIFESPVYAGKLVKEQDDFNHWEGIFLGYSQTKWVAEKLVKIARDRGLPVTIHRPPLISGDSETGICNTHDFINLMVKGCLQMGYFPDVEYMMDMSPVDYVSKAIVYLSMQKESLGKAFNLQHPQPAPLSTLIKWVKSFGYPVEAIPYEQWQAELINNVSSVDNPLYTLRPFLLERWSDEQLTIPDLYLQAKRPHISCQDTLHALAGSSIVCPPITSELFMTYTAYLIQTGFLSVA from the coding sequence ATGAGTCTAAAACCTTCTTTTACTGCAGCAAATATTCAAGCATGGCTAGTTTCTAATCTAGCTGAATTAATTAGCCTAGAAGCTGAAGATATTGATATCCAAGAGAACTTGGAAAACTACGGTTTAGATTCAGCCCAGGCAATGATTCTAGTGAGTAAATTAGAAAAACTGTTAGGATTTCAACCCTCTCCTCTTTTACTTTGGCATTACCCAAACATTGCATCACTTTCACAGCGTTTAGCTGAGGAATTTCAAGAAAAATCAGATGTGCAAGATTCAGGGGTTGAGCGTCAGACAAATATTGTGACTGCTAACATTGCTCCCCCTATCCTAGATTTGAAAGCTGAGGCTGTTCTTGACCCTACCATTCGTCCTGATGCTTTACCTCAAGTTTTTGTGGAGTCACCTAAGAATATCTTTCTAACTGGGGGTACAGGCTTTCTAGGAGCCTTTTTAATCAAAGAACTCCTCCAGCAAACCAACGCCGATATTTATTGCTTAGTGCGGGCTGCTGATATCCAAGAAGGCAAAAACAAACTGGTAAAAAACCTGCAAAGTTATGCAATTTGGGATGAGCAATTTAATTCTCGGATTGTTCCTATTGTTGGTGATTTATCACAACCACTTTTAGGTATTGGTGCAGAACAATTTCAAATTCTTGCAACCAACATCGACACCATCTATCACAGTGGTGCATTGCTGAATTATGTTTTCCCTTATTCAGCACTAAAAGCCGCGAATGTTTTAGGAACTCAGGAAGTTTTAAGATTAGCTAGCCAAATCAAACTTAAGCCTGTACATTACGTTTCTAGTGTGGCTATTTTTGAATCACCTGTTTATGCTGGCAAGCTGGTTAAAGAACAGGATGATTTCAACCATTGGGAGGGTATTTTCCTCGGCTATTCTCAAACAAAATGGGTTGCAGAAAAGTTAGTTAAGATTGCTCGTGACCGTGGTCTACCTGTAACTATCCACAGGCCGCCATTAATTTCAGGAGATAGTGAGACAGGTATTTGTAACACCCATGACTTTATTAATTTGATGGTCAAGGGTTGTCTGCAAATGGGATATTTCCCTGATGTGGAATATATGATGGATATGTCTCCTGTGGATTATGTGAGCAAGGCTATTGTTTATCTGTCGATGCAGAAAGAATCGCTAGGTAAAGCATTCAACTTACAACATCCCCAACCTGCCCCTTTGAGTACATTAATTAAATGGGTGAAATCTTTCGGCTATCCAGTTGAAGCGATTCCCTATGAACAATGGCAAGCAGAGTTAATTAATAATGTCTCTTCTGTAGACAATCCTTTATATACTCTGCGACCATTTTTGTTAGAAAGATGGTCGGATGAACAATTGACTATTCCGGATTTGTATCTGCAAGCAAAAAGACCGCATATTAGCTGTCAGGATACTCTCCATGCTCTAGCGGGTAGTTCTATTGTTTGTCCGCCAATAACTTCTGAATTATTTATGACCTATACGGCATATTTGATTCAAACTGGTTTCTTGAGTGTTGCGTAG
- a CDS encoding NAD(P)-dependent alcohol dehydrogenase has product MYNAKAYAATSATSPLASDTIARRDPTEHDVQIEILFCGICHSDLHSVRNEWSEFMPTVYPIVPGHEIVGRVTKVGSAVTKYKTGDLAAVGCLVDSDGTCPNCKAGLENFCPNLTLTFNSPDKHLGGVTYGGYSDSVVVDERFVLRVPSNLDLAGVAPLLCAGITTYSPLQHWGVTKGKKVGVVGLGGLGHMGVKFARAFGAHVVVFTTSPNKKEDALRLGADEVVVSRNTDEMQKHAGSFDFILDTVSAKHDINAYLNLLRLDGNITLVGAPTKPLEVSAFSLIMGRRSLSGSNIGGITETQEMLDFCGEHNITADVEVIPIQKVNEAYDRLLKSDVKYRFVIDMASLKSE; this is encoded by the coding sequence ATGTACAACGCCAAAGCTTATGCCGCAACCAGTGCAACATCACCATTGGCATCTGACACGATCGCACGGCGCGATCCAACCGAACACGACGTGCAGATCGAAATCCTTTTCTGCGGCATCTGCCACTCCGACCTGCATTCAGTGCGTAACGAGTGGAGCGAATTCATGCCCACGGTCTACCCAATTGTTCCCGGTCATGAGATCGTCGGCCGCGTCACCAAGGTTGGCTCGGCAGTTACCAAGTACAAGACCGGCGACCTCGCTGCGGTCGGCTGCTTGGTCGATTCGGATGGTACTTGTCCTAATTGCAAAGCTGGCCTTGAGAATTTCTGCCCGAACCTGACCCTCACTTTCAACTCCCCGGACAAGCACCTCGGAGGTGTCACCTATGGGGGCTACTCCGATAGCGTCGTCGTCGATGAACGCTTCGTTTTGCGCGTCCCCTCCAACCTCGATCTCGCTGGAGTCGCGCCACTCCTCTGCGCCGGGATTACAACCTACTCGCCCCTGCAGCACTGGGGAGTCACCAAGGGCAAGAAGGTCGGCGTGGTCGGTCTTGGCGGACTGGGCCACATGGGCGTGAAGTTCGCCCGTGCATTCGGTGCCCACGTCGTCGTCTTCACCACCTCGCCCAACAAGAAGGAAGACGCGCTCCGCCTCGGTGCCGACGAAGTCGTCGTCTCCCGCAACACCGACGAGATGCAGAAACACGCTGGCAGCTTCGATTTCATCCTCGACACCGTCTCCGCCAAGCACGACATCAACGCCTATCTCAACCTGCTCCGCCTCGACGGCAACATCACCCTTGTCGGCGCACCCACCAAGCCCCTGGAAGTCTCGGCATTCAGCCTCATCATGGGTCGTCGCAGTCTCTCCGGCTCTAACATCGGTGGTATCACGGAAACTCAGGAGATGCTCGACTTTTGTGGCGAACACAATATCACCGCAGATGTCGAAGTCATCCCCATCCAGAAAGTCAACGAAGCCTACGATCGCCTGCTTAAGTCCGATGTGAAGTACCGCTTCGTGATTGATATGGCATCCCTGAAATCTGAATAA
- a CDS encoding alpha/beta hydrolase: MKHLVLIPTLLIGAIYATVAFALDKAPVQQSAVVEGADNFYKSDKVIVQKVMFKNQYNMQVVGNLFIPKALDQNAKNPAIIVGHPMGAVKEQSANLYAQKLADQGFVTLSLDLSFWGESEGQPRNVVSPDIYAEDFSAAVDFLGTRPFVDRNRIGVLGICGSGSFVISAAKIDPRLKAIATVSMYDMGAASRNGLRHSTTLEQRKKAIAEAAEQRYAQFTGGEIKYTGGTVHELNENSTAIEREFYDFYRTPRGEHTPKGSSPKLTTHPTLTSNVKFMNFYPFDDIETISPRPMLFITGADAHSREFSEDAYKRAAEPKDLYIVPNAGHVDLYDRVNLIPWDKLASFFNQHLS; the protein is encoded by the coding sequence ATGAAACACCTCGTTCTAATACCAACCCTCTTGATTGGTGCAATCTACGCAACGGTGGCATTTGCGCTCGACAAAGCACCCGTACAGCAGTCCGCTGTGGTCGAGGGGGCGGACAACTTCTATAAGAGCGACAAGGTGATCGTGCAGAAAGTTATGTTCAAAAACCAATACAACATGCAGGTTGTCGGGAATCTCTTCATTCCCAAAGCCTTGGATCAAAATGCCAAGAATCCGGCAATCATTGTCGGGCATCCAATGGGCGCAGTCAAAGAACAAAGCGCAAATCTGTATGCCCAAAAGCTGGCTGACCAGGGATTCGTCACCTTGTCCCTCGATTTGTCCTTCTGGGGGGAGAGTGAGGGGCAGCCCCGCAACGTTGTTTCGCCGGATATTTATGCCGAGGATTTTAGTGCTGCGGTCGATTTTCTGGGCACTCGACCATTCGTTGACAGAAACCGGATTGGCGTTCTTGGGATTTGCGGCAGTGGGAGCTTCGTCATCAGCGCCGCCAAGATTGACCCGCGCCTGAAGGCCATTGCGACGGTAAGTATGTACGATATGGGTGCAGCCAGCCGTAACGGGCTGAGGCATTCTACGACTCTCGAGCAGAGAAAGAAAGCGATCGCAGAGGCGGCTGAACAACGCTATGCCCAGTTCACGGGCGGCGAGATCAAATACACCGGCGGGACGGTGCATGAACTGAACGAGAACTCCACCGCCATTGAGCGTGAGTTTTACGATTTCTACCGCACTCCCAGAGGCGAACACACCCCCAAAGGTTCGTCGCCAAAGCTGACAACGCACCCGACGCTTACCAGCAACGTCAAATTCATGAACTTTTACCCGTTCGATGATATTGAGACGATTTCGCCTCGTCCCATGCTGTTCATCACGGGGGCAGATGCACATTCCAGGGAGTTCAGCGAAGATGCCTACAAGCGCGCAGCCGAGCCAAAGGATCTCTACATCGTTCCGAACGCGGGACATGTCGATTTGTATGACCGGGTGAACCTGATCCCCTGGGACAAGCTTGCATCCTTTTTCAATCAGCATCTCAGTTGA
- a CDS encoding GMC oxidoreductase, whose protein sequence is MLTDARLLPADQVIETEVCIVGAGPAGITIAREFIGHKTKVCLVESGGLDFDPQTQALSDGLTVGDPFLTILDTRRRQFGGNSNAWSIKIGNGEIGVRYAPLDEIDFEQRDWFPYSGWPFNRTHLEPFYERAQSVCQAGPFAYQPETWEDKQTQRLPLNQNQVVTTMFQFGPREAFSHKYREELNQADNITVYLNANVVEIEANESVNTATRLRVACFGGKQFWIAAKVFIIAKGGLENPRLLLMSNRQQTAGLGNGHDLVGRFFMDHPLVEGGLFIPADPNLFNTTALYDLRRVKDVAVLGHLKLSKETMQREQLVNISAVLFPRPSWRQWKAVESFKILAESLIKGQIPPESWHHFLNTVSGIDYVALASYLAATKHQSLLHGFGRGGWSELPNNQRRFQVFQVVHQVEQLPNPANRVLLGQERDALGCQKLELHWHWEAENGRKIGRVQEIIAQEIARSGLGEFQIDRQEGLPRLGIPSGTAHHMGTTRMHVDPKQGVVDENCRVHGVSNLFMAGSSVFPTGGYANPTLTIVALSIRLADKIKKELSK, encoded by the coding sequence ATGCTTACTGATGCTCGTTTATTACCCGCAGACCAAGTTATTGAAACTGAAGTTTGTATTGTGGGCGCAGGCCCAGCAGGAATCACAATCGCCCGTGAATTTATTGGACACAAAACAAAAGTTTGCCTAGTGGAGAGTGGTGGACTTGATTTTGACCCCCAAACTCAAGCGCTGTCGGACGGTTTAACCGTTGGCGATCCTTTTTTGACAATTCTGGATACTCGCCGTCGCCAATTCGGTGGTAATTCTAACGCTTGGTCCATTAAAATTGGCAACGGGGAAATCGGTGTCAGGTATGCCCCTTTAGATGAAATTGATTTTGAGCAGCGAGACTGGTTTCCCTACAGCGGTTGGCCTTTCAACCGCACACACCTAGAGCCATTCTACGAACGAGCGCAGTCAGTTTGCCAAGCCGGCCCGTTTGCCTATCAGCCTGAGACATGGGAAGACAAACAGACACAGCGTTTACCCTTGAATCAAAACCAAGTGGTAACAACAATGTTCCAATTTGGGCCTCGTGAAGCATTCAGCCACAAGTATCGGGAGGAACTGAATCAAGCAGACAACATCACTGTTTACCTCAACGCCAATGTAGTTGAGATTGAAGCTAATGAGTCAGTGAACACAGCAACTCGTCTGCGAGTTGCTTGTTTTGGAGGAAAACAGTTTTGGATAGCCGCCAAGGTGTTTATCATCGCCAAAGGTGGACTAGAAAATCCGCGTCTATTATTAATGTCTAATCGTCAGCAAACAGCTGGCTTGGGTAATGGACATGATTTAGTCGGCAGATTTTTTATGGATCATCCCCTAGTTGAAGGTGGCTTATTTATCCCTGCTGACCCCAACTTGTTTAACACCACAGCTTTGTATGATTTACGTCGAGTGAAAGATGTTGCTGTATTGGGTCATCTCAAACTTTCAAAAGAAACAATGCAGCGTGAGCAATTAGTCAACATTAGCGCTGTTTTGTTTCCCCGCCCTAGTTGGCGACAGTGGAAAGCGGTTGAGTCCTTTAAAATTCTAGCCGAGTCGCTCATCAAGGGACAAATCCCACCAGAAAGCTGGCACCATTTTCTCAATACAGTTAGTGGGATTGATTATGTAGCGCTTGCAAGCTACTTAGCAGCTACTAAACATCAGTCTTTATTGCACGGATTTGGCAGAGGCGGATGGTCAGAACTGCCTAATAATCAACGCAGGTTTCAGGTATTTCAAGTAGTGCATCAAGTAGAGCAATTACCCAATCCGGCTAACCGAGTTTTGCTCGGTCAAGAACGAGATGCATTAGGCTGCCAAAAGTTAGAATTACACTGGCATTGGGAAGCTGAAAATGGCCGTAAAATTGGCCGGGTTCAAGAAATAATCGCGCAGGAAATTGCTCGTTCTGGCTTAGGTGAGTTTCAAATTGATCGCCAAGAAGGTCTTCCTCGGCTGGGTATACCTAGTGGTACTGCTCATCATATGGGAACAACTCGGATGCATGTTGACCCTAAGCAGGGAGTTGTTGATGAAAATTGCCGAGTTCATGGTGTTTCTAATTTATTCATGGCGGGTAGCTCTGTTTTTCCTACAGGAGGATATGCTAACCCCACGCTGACAATTGTGGCGCTTTCAATTCGCTTGGCAGATAAAATCAAGAAAGAACTAAGTAAGTAA
- a CDS encoding aldo/keto reductase yields MQKRKLGNSDLEVSAIGLGCMGMSFSYGPPKDIQEMTALLGDAVERGVTFFDTAEVYGPFLNEDLVGEALAPFRGQVVIATKFGFDISPNSDPRGIKGSPGLNSRPEHIQEVVEGSLKRLKVEAIDLLYQHRVDPNVPIEDVAGAVKKLIESGKVKHFGLSEAGVQTIRRAHAVQPVTALQSEYSLWTRTPEKEVIPTLEELGIGFVPYSPLGKGFLTGKIDENTTFDSSDFRSTLPRFTPEALKANQALINLLASIAEQKQATPAQIAIAWLLAQKPWIVPIPGTTKLDRLDENIGAVSVELTPDDLRDIDDAASKIAVQGARYPEKLEQMTGR; encoded by the coding sequence ATGCAAAAGCGCAAACTTGGAAACAGTGATCTGGAAGTTTCGGCGATCGGGCTGGGCTGCATGGGTATGAGCTTTTCTTATGGTCCGCCCAAAGACATACAGGAGATGACCGCTCTTCTGGGGGACGCCGTCGAACGCGGTGTGACATTCTTTGACACTGCTGAGGTCTACGGCCCGTTCCTAAACGAAGATCTTGTGGGTGAAGCCCTTGCCCCCTTCCGTGGGCAAGTGGTTATTGCTACCAAATTCGGGTTCGACATCAGTCCGAATTCTGATCCCCGTGGCATTAAGGGTTCACCCGGACTGAATAGCCGACCGGAGCATATTCAGGAAGTCGTGGAGGGTTCGCTCAAGCGACTCAAGGTGGAGGCGATCGACCTCCTCTATCAGCACCGGGTTGACCCGAACGTGCCGATTGAAGACGTGGCAGGAGCGGTGAAGAAACTGATTGAGTCAGGTAAGGTTAAGCATTTCGGACTTTCTGAAGCGGGAGTGCAAACGATCCGTCGCGCCCACGCGGTTCAGCCAGTCACGGCTCTCCAGAGCGAATACTCGCTGTGGACGAGGACTCCGGAAAAGGAAGTGATACCGACCCTAGAGGAACTTGGCATCGGCTTTGTTCCCTACAGCCCGTTGGGCAAGGGCTTTCTCACGGGTAAAATCGACGAAAACACGACCTTTGACAGTTCCGACTTCCGTAGCACCCTGCCTCGCTTCACGCCGGAGGCTCTGAAGGCGAATCAGGCTCTGATTAATCTGCTTGCCAGCATCGCCGAACAGAAGCAGGCGACACCTGCTCAGATTGCGATCGCCTGGCTGCTAGCCCAGAAGCCTTGGATTGTGCCGATACCAGGCACCACAAAGCTAGATCGCTTGGACGAGAACATCGGGGCAGTCTCAGTTGAACTCACGCCTGACGATTTGCGTGATATCGATGACGCTGCCTCCAAGATCGCGGTGCAAGGAGCGCGGTATCCCGAAAAGCTGGAGCAAATGACGGGTCGTTGA
- a CDS encoding heavy metal translocating P-type ATPase has protein sequence MDTLTLKLRGMSCAACANNIEQAILSVPGVMDCNVNFGAEQASINYDQSQTNLESIQAAINAAGYSSDALLETEMLMLEDDAEVLHRLAAQRQLTLKVMVGGVISILLFLGSLPMMTGLNIPFIPAFLHHPWLQLALTIPVQFWCGGSFFRNGWKAFKHHTATMDTLISLGTASAFLYSFFVTLFPDFFLDQGLIPHVYYEVAAIVITLILLGRSLENHARGETSQAIRKLIGLQARDARVIRDGVEMDIPIAKVRINDVILVRPGEKIPVDGEVIGGASTVDEAMVTGESLPVKKQPGDEVIGATINGAGVLQLRATRVGKDTFLAQIVQLVQQAQGSKAPIQRLADQVTGWFVPTVIAIAIATFVIWFNFMGNLTLATITTVGVLIIACPCALGLATPTSVMVGTGKGAEYGILIKLAQSLELAHKIQTIVLDKTGTLTQGKPTVTDIVTVNGTAEQNELKILQLAATIEQNSEHPLAAAVVKYAQSQQINLTTSETMSAVTEFVAHAGSGVQGIVAEQLVQIGTQRWLRELGIKTDALQQYQEPWETAGKTVIWMAVDGEIQAIMGIADALKPSSASAVKALQKLGLEVVMLTGDNQQTAEAIAQQVGIKRVFAAVRPDQKAAIIQSLQTGGLGKLLPNPHIVAMVGDGINDAPALAQADVGIAIGTGTDVAIAASDITLISGDLQGIVTAIQLSRATIRNIQQNLFFAFIYNIIGIPIAAGILFPIFGWLLNPIIAGAAMAFSSLSVVTNALRLRNFQPKITS, from the coding sequence ATGGATACTCTCACACTCAAACTCAGAGGTATGAGTTGCGCCGCCTGCGCCAATAACATTGAACAGGCGATTCTCTCTGTTCCCGGGGTGATGGACTGCAACGTTAACTTTGGAGCCGAGCAAGCAAGTATCAATTATGACCAAAGCCAAACCAATTTGGAGAGCATCCAAGCTGCTATTAATGCGGCTGGATACTCATCTGACGCACTTCTAGAAACAGAAATGCTTATGCTTGAAGATGATGCTGAGGTTTTGCACAGGCTAGCAGCACAGCGTCAACTTACCTTAAAGGTGATGGTGGGGGGTGTAATTAGTATTCTCCTGTTTTTGGGGTCACTGCCGATGATGACTGGGTTGAATATACCTTTCATCCCAGCATTTCTACATCATCCTTGGCTACAGTTAGCACTAACAATACCCGTGCAGTTTTGGTGTGGGGGGTCTTTTTTCCGCAATGGTTGGAAAGCTTTTAAACACCATACTGCAACAATGGATACGCTTATTTCGTTGGGTACAGCCAGCGCTTTTCTCTATTCTTTTTTTGTGACGCTCTTCCCAGACTTTTTTCTAGATCAGGGCTTGATACCCCATGTGTATTATGAAGTTGCCGCTATTGTAATTACTTTAATTCTCCTGGGGCGATCGCTAGAAAATCATGCTAGGGGAGAGACTTCTCAAGCTATCCGCAAACTTATAGGACTGCAAGCCAGAGACGCTAGGGTAATCCGCGATGGCGTGGAAATGGATATTCCTATTGCAAAAGTCAGAATCAACGATGTGATTTTGGTGCGTCCTGGGGAAAAAATACCAGTGGATGGCGAGGTGATTGGGGGTGCTTCGACGGTAGATGAAGCAATGGTGACGGGTGAGAGTCTCCCGGTGAAAAAGCAGCCAGGGGATGAGGTGATTGGTGCGACAATTAACGGTGCTGGTGTGTTGCAATTGCGCGCCACACGAGTAGGAAAGGATACTTTTCTGGCGCAAATTGTCCAACTTGTGCAACAAGCACAAGGTTCTAAAGCACCGATTCAGCGGTTAGCAGATCAGGTGACAGGATGGTTTGTCCCGACTGTAATTGCGATCGCGATCGCCACTTTTGTCATCTGGTTTAACTTCATGGGCAACCTCACCCTAGCCACAATCACAACGGTGGGTGTATTAATTATCGCCTGTCCCTGTGCTTTGGGTTTAGCTACTCCCACATCTGTGATGGTGGGAACAGGCAAAGGTGCAGAATATGGCATCTTAATTAAGTTAGCTCAAAGCTTGGAACTGGCACATAAAATTCAAACAATCGTGTTAGATAAAACAGGTACACTGACCCAAGGGAAACCTACTGTCACCGACATTGTCACAGTCAACGGCACAGCCGAGCAAAATGAGTTAAAGATTTTGCAGTTAGCGGCGACAATTGAACAGAATTCTGAACATCCCTTAGCAGCAGCAGTTGTCAAATATGCCCAGTCTCAACAGATAAATTTAACAACGTCGGAGACAATGTCTGCGGTGACTGAATTTGTGGCTCATGCAGGTAGTGGTGTTCAAGGTATTGTTGCAGAACAGCTTGTACAAATTGGTACACAACGTTGGTTAAGAGAACTGGGAATTAAAACAGACGCTTTGCAACAGTATCAAGAACCTTGGGAAACTGCTGGAAAAACTGTGATTTGGATGGCTGTAGATGGAGAAATACAAGCCATCATGGGGATTGCTGATGCTTTGAAACCCTCATCTGCATCTGCGGTGAAAGCACTACAAAAGTTAGGATTAGAAGTAGTAATGTTGACTGGTGATAATCAACAAACTGCAGAAGCGATCGCTCAACAAGTAGGAATCAAGCGAGTTTTTGCTGCAGTTCGGCCAGATCAAAAAGCGGCAATTATTCAGTCTTTGCAAACAGGGGGACTGGGGAAACTTCTTCCCAATCCCCACATTGTCGCAATGGTAGGTGATGGGATTAATGATGCACCAGCCCTTGCACAAGCAGATGTAGGGATTGCTATTGGTACAGGAACAGATGTGGCGATCGCTGCCAGCGATATCACCCTCATTTCCGGCGATTTACAGGGAATTGTCACTGCTATTCAACTTAGCCGCGCTACTATTCGCAACATTCAACAAAATCTCTTCTTTGCCTTTATCTACAACATAATCGGGATTCCCATAGCCGCAGGTATTCTTTTTCCTATCTTTGGCTGGTTACTCAATCCCATTATCGCCGGAGCCGCGATGGCTTTTTCCTCTCTTTCTGTAGTCACCAATGCCTTGAGACTGCGTAATTTCCAACCAAAAATCACCTCTTAA